DNA sequence from the Liolophura sinensis isolate JHLJ2023 chromosome 1, CUHK_Ljap_v2, whole genome shotgun sequence genome:
TATTTCAACACGTCTTTAACTTGTATATATAAACTGGTATTAGCAAAAACAAACAGACCCTATAGAAGCCTGGGTGCAGAACAATGGCGTTAATCCCCAGAGCGTGTGTAGATTAGAATATATAAACTCCGATTACCCACTCATAGGCTACATTCTTCTCCAGTTACCTCACTGATATCACTCCATACTTACAAGACAGTAACAGCGACATGGAATCCGTCAACAACTACGATTATCTTGTTGAGGACTTTCTCGACTTGTCCTCAATCCTAAACTTGGTCAACTGTGAAGATAACTGTAGTGAGCAGAGCGGGTCTGTCTCTTCCCCGTACCCCAGCCCGACCCCTAGCCACTCCTCCAGCCGCAGGTCCAGTACAGAAACCTGCCCCTGGATATCTCTCCAAGACGAGTTCCTTCAGTTGCTCTTCAAAGACATTTCCAGCCCGCTCAACGCCCTAGACCACATTCGCATCACAGAACGAGATGATTTCTTCACAAACGGCGTCGAGAGGGAAATGGACGAGTTTGATCTTTACCAGGTCAGATTGCGATCTTCTCCCCAGCTCTACTCCAGATCTGTTGTCTCAGATACACAAGGTCAGCCCAGCAAAGATGTCCCAATGAGAAACACAGTGTGTGTGTTCTGTAAGAACAACGGAGAAACTCTCTCTGTGTATGGTTCCCATCTTCTGAAGGACTCGAGCGGAAGAGTGACGTGCCCTGTTTTGCGAAGGTACACCTGTCCTATATGTGGAACATCTGGAGATACAGCGCATACCGTGAGATACTGTCCGCTGAACAGCAAATTCTTGTGAGAGACGATTTAAAGGGTATCATCATGGAGTGCATGAATCCGTTCAAGGAGACATTGAAGTAAAAGTATTCTGCGTGCCTTCAGCATCAACAAATCAAATGTGTCACTGATTGACGCTCCTCATTGTGTGTACTCAACTGACTTCCTTTACTGTTGGTTGTATGTCACGAAACTTACTTGTCTTTTGCGTATATTGTCTGGACTGATCAGTTGCTTGGCACGTTTTTTGTACAAACTTACTCATTTGCATGCATTTAgcaaatatgtacattacattATATTGTATTTTGCATGCTTTTATGTAAGCTTTTCCACATTACTAACTTGGTGattgtaacacaaatgtaactgaaaataaacttattacctatacatttttaaacattgtatctCGTTCCTGAGACCTGTGTCATACGACACGTTCCAGGTTAGGTTTATACACGTAGTACTTTTCaaaaggaaatgaaacaaacagATACCCAAAATAAGAAAATGGAACCGACTGAGCTCTAGCTTTTGTGCAAACTAGCAGTGTCAAACACCATTGAATTAAGCAAGATATGTGGAATCTTCTCCGAGAGCGTCTTCTCCAGTTAAGGTATGACAGCGGAACATCGTATCTATATCAGTTTGCTGGCGAAGAAGCTCCGAGAGTGCAAACATCCACTCCAGTAAAATGTGCAGATCCGTCGATCGCTACAGACAAACGGCCAATATTGTGCATTTCTAAGAGTAAGAATCGTAAGAATTCCTGACCCGGACTACCGCAAAAACCTTTCTGGTCTTTACTTAGCCTTTGACCAAGCTGTGCACAAACCAAGACCGCGCGTCGCAATTTTTCGTAAAATTGTAGACAGACAGAGTCTAAAGGTAATCCAGATACAATACAATCGTGTCTGGCTCTCTTCAGAGTACTGCCTGTTTGTAATACTTTTACTCAGCTAAGATTCTatggacatttttttatttattcaggcAATTTCGTTTTAAGCTACAACAGCGGATATCCTCACTTGGGGTTCATCACCCTATAATGCATGGTTTGCTTCATCCAGAGAAGGGCAGGATTAGAATTCTCCAGGCAGTATTAAAGTTGtaaattaaactgttttttattttcctgtaaCTTTAGGTACAGACTTCGTTGACGCCCATACGGTTTTGGCGTAAATCAGTCGGAGAGTCCCACTGGGTGACTGGCACACGGCGATATTCCCAACACCAACTACTTGCTATCAGCGTAAAGTTAGTTAGATAATGTGGTAAAAAGTTCTTCAAGGTTACTTAATAGCCATGATTTCTCATTGCCAACATGTGTCCAGCAAAAATGGAACCCATCTTTTCATAGAGGTGCTTAAGCAAATATTCTCATATTGGCCCAAGGAAATCATACGAGTGTAATTATGGCTATTCAACATCAAAGTCTGAAATACTTAGAAAGGGCGTTGTTTAATTGTATCCATCAATTGCATGGATCCggaaatatatttatgctaACCATGTTTGGTCAAGGAAAGCTATGTTAGGTGACCGATATAACTGATCGCCTTTTATTATTAAATGACTTTTGATTTAACAATTAGAGACATcaaaggaaaataaatgaaataatttttcacaaacaCTAGAAATGGTGTTAAGGAGCGATAAtaatattttgattggttggcTATGTGAGAACACGATAGACCTTTCTGACGCCCTGGTCTGTCCCATATGCTGACTTTTGGGAAACTGGtgggattttttatttttcggCGATGTAACTTCTCTACAGACAACCGTTTCACAATTTTACGCGGTATTACTTACACCTACATTTACAGTTGtgatataggtacatgtattatgtcacCATAGTTGTTACGCGTGAGACGAAATCTGATTGCATCTATGCGTTGGTTAGAACCGTGTGACTCACTCCTACTAGCGTATACATGAATTATTCGTGGGTGTGGCGTTAAGAGACAAACATAGAAACCAATCAAATTCTCGAATATTTTGCATGGGCACCAGAACTTTATTGAGctgattttatttgaaaatgaaaaagaatcaGCTAGTCTAACGGAGTTGTGGCTGCATCAGAAATACTCCAATCTCTTGTCATTTTCATGTAGGTTTTATGCAGAATTTTTGTCTGGTATCCTGGCATTTTACGGTTAGCATCGTCGTCTATATAAGAGGTATTCTTCAGTACCCCAAATGAATCATAGAGGTAAATAAGTCTCCTTGCGGGGCAGATGTGACATCTCAGTTGGAACAAACTTACAGGGGAAAAGGCTAAGGGAAACTTGTCACGTTCTGCGATAACCTAAAGAAAACAGTCATGTTCAAATATGTGGTATGCAGTGTAGTTTTATTGAAGCTATACACGCAGTAACAAACAGCATGTGGTCAGTAACAGTGTAACAGTTTCATAACATAGCATCCAAACAGAaccaaatacatttaaaaaaaagtaacatGTTCAGCAAAACAGCAACAGACCCATAGTCCTTTCACCCGTGGAAATACTTTTCTCCTCCAGAAGCCATGTATTGTTTAACCACATCGAGGTATTTTCTAGTCAAACAAATCTCCATTGCTAGGGATGAGTATCGGGAGACACCTGTTGAGCAGCGTCATGGCTGACTTCCGGTGCTCTTATTTCCTGTCCATCTCCGGTAAACCACGACCAATGGAGGTGCGCATGTGCAGAGAAACTGTCGCCCACGTCGGTTTCCAATCCAAGCCCCGAGTCCTCAGCGTCTAGATTGAACATGGATAAATCAAGACTTGATTCCAGATCACTGGTGAACAAACTTTCCATAAAGATTCCCATGGTTTCCAACAAATTCTGCTCACTAGCTGTCGACAAATCGTCGAATCCAAAATCAACAGTGTCATTTAAGGTATTCCCCATGTCATAAGTATCTGCAGTGTAATGAGGGGAAATTCTGGGGTTACAACACAATACAGGATACAGGTGGATTTTTATTACACGTTTTTTTCTTATAGTGCTCTGAGAAGAAAATCTGTAATATCGAACAAAAACACGTCTAAGGTTTAAGAATGGCATTTTATAGCCTGGAAATGAAGAATTTAGTATATGAAAATCTGAGTGACTCCCAAACTGATACTAATATGAGTCACCGAGTAACTTCCATACATAGATATTTATAGACACCAACGACGTTCCTTTGCTTTTCTTTGATACATATAACCTTGTTTCATATAAATGGAGCATGTGTGATTATGACGTCAAACAACCattcaataaatacatatataaccatATTATGCAATTGTATACATACCTATGAGGTCAATAAGTTCTGCGTGCTCATTTCCACTGATTGACACGGCAGCTGAGGGTCTTGTCTCTTCTGGAAGCGCAAGGTCACAGGGGAGGTAACATCGTGGCTCAATCATGAGTGCTGGCTCCGAATAGTGTGACGGATCGTTTATCACCGGGAATCTCTCTATATCCACTGAGTACTCCATACTCGTGTCCACCGTCAGAGGTGTGAAATAATCCATAGCCAAGGTAGCGGTTGGTGAAATTGTTGTGTTGAttggaaataatattttgagGTCTGATCTCTTTTGAAATTGTCATTTTGTATTTACAGTGGACGCCTTCTCGGATCAGACCACCTGTATTGTTCGCTCTCACTGATTGGTTAAATCTTCAGTGGCACAGTGGGGGTTGTTTCAGATCAGGGTGTAATGCTCAGTTGAGCTCCATGCCCTGATGGATGTTCTAGTGTGCTCATTCCACCCAATCTGcacattccccccccccccacccaacccgAGACTCGCCCGCGTGATGTTTGTGGGGATGTAGGGTTATTAATCTAATTTAGACCCGAAATTACGTATCGAGTTTGCAAAGTTTTGTACGTCAAGTCAGAGCTTCCCAATTGAAACGGGTGGGTGGGTAGATGTATCAAAAGAAGGCATCTGTGCATTGCTTGAAAATTAAACAAGGGGGGAATTACATGTTTTACTTCTCAGCCCTTCTGTTCAGAATTTCAGACAAATACATCAAAATTCTATATTCAGTACCCAGATTTGTACATGATTATATGTcttttgatacattttgttttcaaacagcTGCAGTTTAACCTTAATTGTTCCTTAACTATCTTTCAATACTTTTCTCTGTAAGGACAATAGACAAGTTCCTTTCAGTTTTGAGTCTCAGAggcctggggccggtttcaggaagctcacttagctaagtaagcccttaacaaccatggcaacgtatgttgtagaggtATAAATTATACTTAGCTAAGGGATACTTAACACCAAGtaggcttcatgaaaccggcctctggttctttttgttgttttcgtGGGATTGTGTATTAAGCGGGAACAGCGCTAAGAATAATTCTGCTAAAGTCATGGCGCTAGGGGGCGtataatttgctattatttatgtatttacatgaacagttagaataatagctaaagtgaaataaatttacaatttgCTTTGTTTCACCGTTTGTCTATAGCCAATTGTCAACTATTGCAacatcgtcgctgctctgattttgctCTCCGAGCTTTACTTTTTTAATGTCAAACCTTCCTCTAGTCTCACGGGACCATTTATGTGTCAGACTGATGGATTTAGAAAGCGGGATAAGGGGCATTATTATCGTTATTTGGGATTTGTGCGATTTACACTCTCTAGGTATGGCAAAGATCCTAGAGGTTTCATCATTTGAATTTGGTTTATATCAAGAAAGTGCAATGTCAAAATAACGACAATTCTATGACCATAATTGCTTTGATTTTTCGGGGTTTACTGTGGTGTGTCTAATATCTTAACCATATCACGACGGTatctccttgtagcagggcgaCTGTTACACCAATATATTTTCGGGGGTTTACTGTGGTGTGTCTAATATCTTCACCATATCACGACGGTatctccttgtagcagggcgaTTGTTACACCAATATATTTTCGGGGGCTTTACTGTCGTTTCTCTAATATCTTCACCATATCACGACGGCatctccttgtagcagggcgaTTGTTACACCAATATATTTTCGGGGGCTTTACTGTCGTTTCTTTAATATCTCCACCATACAACGACGTTATGTCCTTGTAGCAGGGCGATTGTTACACCAATATATTTTCGGGGGCTTTACTGTCGTTTCTTTAATATCTCCACCATACAACGACGTTATGTCCTTGTAGCAGGGCCATTGTTACACCAATGTATTtaaagtgctgcctcaatgCAACGTCTTTGTTGAAAATACTAATATAATATAAGTGATGTTCTAATGGGTTTTAATACACAATTTAGTTCATCGCTTTCTGATAATATGCCTAAAATTCGGCCAATCCATGCAGGTTTCAGCTGGGGTAGGGGGATATTCAACTATACTGCCCTGGACATGATCTCCTCACCCCACTGGAGTGTCTCTCATACGTATGGTTGATTTTCATAGCTTGACAATTGTCAAGTTAAATGAACACTTAGCAATTATCACACTGGAACGAAAACGAAACACAGAGATGACAAACTCTCAATGGCAATGATTTACACTGTTGCTTTATACACTTGTGATGTATCCAATTTCGTGCCtcagatgtaaatgtaaatgtcaaatgtaaatgaaaaaatcatGTATACACTTTATTCAAATGTTGTGTTTTAAtggtaattatttgttttattataacaATTGTATTTTACAACACACTGAATAATGTGTAACGTTAAAGATGGGCGTACGTTACATGACAGAAAATCACAAAGAAATCACAAACAGAAAATCACAGAGAAAGACAAACTTTTACGATCAAAACACAAACCACTCAcagattttttatgtttatttactgtATCATCTACTGACTTGAGATATGTTTTcaaacttgtatatttaatataaacGCCTCGTGTGGTCTTGGTCTTTATACAACAGGGGTTAACAAGCTGACAAAgcgatttaaaacaaaatgcagcttaaaaaaaccaaaaaaccaaaaaaaacagaTGCTAACAAAATGCCCTGGCGCTCTGCCTTATACTAATAAACATAAAGTACAGAGAAAAGGACATTATTGCTGTAATACACTAAATGCTTTCTTTCGGTTTGTTGTTTGCGGATAGAAAAATTACACGTGGTGCGCTATGATTATAAgctaataaacatgtacaaggATGAGAATCGTTCCCAAAGTTGTTGAGGCGCCAACTTAATCCTTGTCTACATGTTTTTGCCCAAACATAAACGCCGTATATGTGAAAGAAATAATcccaaaatacaaaataaacatctgtGGATTATCTGCTGTGAAACACGGGCGCTAATCCCGACAGCGTGGATCGATTAGGACACACAAACTACCGAGATGCATATGCACCTCTCCctcaacccccaccccaccgGAAGGATTACCCAACCGTAATCATATTACTGTTATTCTTAAAATGTGATcaagtatgtattttatttctttctaaaGTTCAATATTATTTCTAAAAATAGCAAGTTTAAGAAAGTTTGCTCTCCCCGACAAAATTGTATGTATTCAAATTACCTATTACATCATTACAGAATGAGTTTGGTGTAATTAGGAAAAGAAATGGCTGAATACTTTCGTTTCTCTAAAATGTGTCTATATAGAGTAAAAGCTCCATTATCATAACCAATCAACAGCGTCTTTTCTCTTGAGGGTATTAGTTCCAGTTATAAAACAGTAAACAAGGTCTGGTTGTAAATTGATCTTAATGAGAGCACGGATATTCCCCCTGGGAAATTTCCACCGGGGACATTTCCCCCCTACGGACAATCCCgcctttaatatatacatgtataaccaggaAATCAGTACCTACATTTTTGGTTCTAATTTGACATCTATCACTGTTTATACCATCCATAACATTTATGTACAGTAACTTGAAGCTCGTGGTGAAAAGGATAGGTAAAAACCAAGTTAACGTGTGATAATGTCATAATTAGTTTGTATGGTACCATCTTATACAGAGAAGCAAGTCTTTGTTTTTAATACCCAATCCCTGTGTTGAGTGGTCTCACTTAGTCTTACTCAATGTCATTAATCCCACTTACAGTAGAATTTTTACAAGGCAATCAGTAGCCATGCCTAAAACCCCAACATTATAACACAATTTGATAGTTTCTTGGATTGATGGGGCAAAATGTGCTGCATAACAGGTAATATCGTGCCGAGTGGTATAATTATGACAATTAATTTACAGATAAATACACTTTATAGTTTGTTGAATAACTTAACTATATACATAAAGGGAAATGCCCAAATGGGAAAGGGTCCACAGAAGGAATTGTACGTAGGGAAAATGTCCTAGGGGAACTGTCTACAAGGGGAAATGTCCTAGGGGAACTGTCTACAAGGGGAAATGTCCTAGGGGAACTGTCTACAAGGGGAAATGTCCTAGGGGAACTGTCTACAAGGGGAAATGTCCTAGGGGAACTGTCTACAAGGGGAAATGTCCTGGATTCATGCTATCAAAGCATTAACAGTAAATTCCTGAAATGAGGCAGGAACCTATAGACATTATTACACCAGCTGACAACCAAAATGGAagttctgggtcaataatcacaaaaccAATTTTTAAAACGACTTTCGAttcaaatcaccaaagaactaagagtAATTAGGACGGATCGATGCAAACAGatgcagtcagcagttttcattgatgatgaAAAGATGTAAAGGAATGTGTTAGTTGAATTAATTAAATTAGTATCAGAATCAGGTATCACGTTAGTTTAtaatataatcaaaatatgtatctcagttggcTTTAACTGCGATTGGTGTTCTTACTCAATGTCTAAGCTACGGGTTGGGCGGAATTAGAAACAGTTGTGGAGCAGGAACTTGTTCCAGTGCAGTTTTAATTACTCGTGTGGCTGATTTAAAGAGTAAACTTTTCTAGGATCTTGTACTCCCACCCCACTGTTAAATTGTTTGGTCATTTCACACTTTATTCAAATGTatttctcgccacgatatggctggaaaatAGCCGATGTGGCTTTAAGCCGTATTTATTctttcaaatgtattttcatgTCGCTCCTCGGAGAAGGGGAAGGTAGTTGTTGATTggttaaaaatacatttacaacagcACAAGGAACCATGATTTTTTCACATGATTAGCCGAGTGttacaaaaaaattgttaaagacTTTAAATTCTATAATGCATGGCATAAGTTTATGAGGATATTGCAGTTATTTACTTAGCTGATTGTTTTATGTGTGACATTTTGATGGCACAAAAATCTTAACACAGAAAGAAATATTCGCCATAGTTATTAAATTTAAAGATAAAGGATAAATTAGATTTAAATTAAGAACTTCCAGCACAAATGTTTTTAATGGAAATCAATGTAATAAATTTCCTAAATGTATGGTACATAGTAAGTAAAATGTCCAATGTTATACTATAGGTTAACGCAACAAACTGTCTttcaaaattgatttttaaGTGTATTTCATAACAAACGCAGAATCTTTCTCTGTTATAGCTTTCAATGTAGGtcttaaagttttaattttatttccagGTTAGTAAGATAATGTGCCCAAAAATAATTTAACTTCATGTCCAGctcttaaatatatatttcacatattgcATGTTTGACAACCCTGTGACCACTCTCATCCATGAAGTAATGAAATCGAAACTGACGTTTCTGGTTTCCCCTTTGGTTTAAATTTGTGCTTAGGGGCCTATATTTGTTCCTTCCCTATGGTTAAATTACACGAAGCGACCATTCAAATCTTATACCTGTATGCAAAGCAGAGAAGTAGACTCCGTGATGGCATGGGCGTTGTGATTACAAGAAGGGAAACAATGGTGGTTAATCTGTTAATCTCTTGAGCCCAATAAATAGACCCTGGCTTCTGAACATCCGGCACATACAGTGCAAACAGCCGGACATAAAGTTACACTTCCACAACAGACCACAAATCATGGACAACTTCCCGACGTATAACCTGTCTGGACAAACTAGCCCTGTAGACTTCACCGCCATATTTGGATCGGCTAGATCGGATCGAGGACagaaaccagtgacgtcatctgTCTCCGGACAACCACGAGCTATCGTCGGTTCATCCAGTTTCTTCAGTCCAATGTACCAACCTCCTGCCAATGTTTGGCAAAACCTAGAAGATGACATCTCCTCGTCTCGCCAGTCGGAGTACACGAGTCCCCCGAGAATGAACCGTCATGGCGCGAGTTCGACACCAGCTCTCGTTACTTATTCCCAGACACAGCATAACCCATCATTGTTAGAGACGACGTTGCCACTTTGTGACCAGTTTCCCAGCCAATCAAGAGCCAGAAGATCTACTGTATCATCACCACCAGCCAAGTTTCCTCACGCCACCATATCCGTCTGTGTTTTCTGCAAGACAAACGGCGAACGTCTTTCCCAGTACGGCTCTCATGTGCTGAAGGACTCCGCTGGCAGAGTTACCTGTCCTGTTCTGAGACGTTACACCTGTCCTATATGTGGCGCTTCAGGTGATGCGGCACATACCGTCAAGTACTGCCCCCTCAACACACAAACCCTCTGAGGTGAGAACGAAAGACTgtcacattatatatacacactttattctgtttttattctctaGATTGCAAATCGTAAATGGAAAATCTTGCATTGCCTAAACTCTAGATTGCAAATCGTAAATGGAAAACCTTACATAGCATACACGTGTATTACATTTTCCTTTCTCATTTCTTCTATCCAGATACCTTCCAAACTTCGAACCTCGACGCCAGTGCTACATGTTAACATCGCCtgtcattttgtttaacattgtattGGAACAACTCCCGGACATCCGACAGAAGGAAATAACGTGTTTGACTGATCGTGACTGATGTATCTCGTTCATATATAATCGTACCGATAACAGATGACTTtgtatctgtgtttttttttatttattgtggtTTTTACATGCGTATTAAATCCATATAGTAAAGATTTAGTGCTTTTTGCAAGCCATTTATCGTGTTGTCATCTTGATGTTATTATTCGATAAATGCTCGTATTTTTGTTACACAAGGAAATGGATTGTATActtggtgtccatattttcgATATTGAACTGTTATAGTAAGGTCTTTGAGACATTCATATAAACGTGTGGTACTCTTCTGTCTCATGCACGATGTCAAGGGAATTGAGATTTTATTGTCTGTGACACCTTAGCTGTATACAttggcaaaatgtttttttgccAATCGAGCTGAATAGAAATGGTttcttgttgtcatatgacataAGTTAAGAACAAATCGTGAACTGTGATGGGAGAACggtaatgtgtttgttttactttttcttgCGGGTTCAAGGCATTTGAAAATGTCATGGTATCCATACCTTATTCCTTTAAAGGTTTCCACTTTTTCGCAAAATGATTTTTGTGATACAGGCTACACAC
Encoded proteins:
- the LOC135462767 gene encoding uncharacterized protein LOC135462767 — encoded protein: MESVNNYDYLVEDFLDLSSILNLVNCEDNCSEQSGSVSSPYPSPTPSHSSSRRSSTETCPWISLQDEFLQLLFKDISSPLNALDHIRITERDDFFTNGVEREMDEFDLYQVRLRSSPQLYSRSVVSDTQGQPSKDVPMRNTVCVFCKNNGETLSVYGSHLLKDSSGRVTCPVLRRYTCPICGTSGDTAHTVRYCPLNSKFL
- the LOC135462776 gene encoding uncharacterized protein LOC135462776, encoding MDNFPTYNLSGQTSPVDFTAIFGSARSDRGQKPVTSSVSGQPRAIVGSSSFFSPMYQPPANVWQNLEDDISSSRQSEYTSPPRMNRHGASSTPALVTYSQTQHNPSLLETTLPLCDQFPSQSRARRSTVSSPPAKFPHATISVCVFCKTNGERLSQYGSHVLKDSAGRVTCPVLRRYTCPICGASGDAAHTVKYCPLNTQTL